From the Streptomyces syringium genome, one window contains:
- a CDS encoding rod shape-determining protein gives MSFIGRDMAVDLGTANTLVYVRGRGIVLNEPSVVAINTNTGGILAVGSEAKKMIGRTPGNIVAVRPLKDGVIADFEITERMLRYFILKIHKRRWMARPRVVVCVPSGITGVERRAVIEASTQAGARQVHIIEEPMAAAIGSGLPVHEATGNMVVDIGGGTTEVAVISLGGIVTAQSIRVAGDELDNAIIQHIKKEYSLLLGERTAEQIKITIGSAYDLEQDEHTEIRGRDLVSGLPKTVVISAAEVRKAIEEPVNSIVDAVKTTLDKCPPELSGDVMDRGIVLTGGGALLRGLDERLRRETGMPIHIAEDPLDSVALGSGKCVEEFEALQQVLDAQPRR, from the coding sequence ATGTCGTTCATCGGCCGTGACATGGCTGTCGACCTCGGGACCGCCAACACGCTGGTGTACGTCAGAGGCCGCGGAATCGTCCTCAACGAACCGTCCGTCGTCGCCATCAATACCAACACCGGCGGTATCCTCGCGGTCGGCTCCGAGGCGAAGAAGATGATCGGCCGCACCCCGGGCAACATCGTCGCCGTCCGCCCGCTGAAGGACGGCGTCATCGCCGACTTCGAGATCACCGAGCGCATGCTCCGGTACTTCATCCTCAAGATCCACAAGCGGCGCTGGATGGCCCGCCCGCGCGTCGTGGTCTGTGTGCCCTCCGGCATCACCGGCGTCGAGCGGCGCGCCGTCATCGAGGCCTCCACCCAGGCCGGCGCCCGGCAGGTGCACATCATCGAGGAGCCCATGGCCGCCGCGATCGGTTCCGGCCTGCCGGTCCACGAGGCCACCGGCAACATGGTCGTCGACATCGGCGGCGGCACCACCGAGGTCGCCGTCATCTCGCTGGGCGGGATCGTCACCGCGCAGTCCATCCGCGTCGCGGGCGACGAGCTGGACAACGCGATCATCCAGCACATCAAGAAGGAGTACAGCCTCCTCCTGGGCGAGCGCACCGCCGAGCAGATCAAGATCACCATTGGTTCGGCGTACGACCTGGAGCAGGACGAGCACACCGAGATCCGTGGCCGCGACCTGGTCAGCGGGCTGCCGAAGACCGTGGTGATCTCCGCCGCGGAGGTCCGCAAGGCCATCGAGGAGCCCGTCAACTCCATCGTCGACGCGGTCAAGACCACCCTCGACAAGTGCCCGCCCGAGCTGTCGGGTGACGTCATGGACCGCGGCATCGTTCTCACGGGCGGCGGCGCCCTGCTGCGCGGCCTCGACGAGCGGCTGCGCCGGGAGACCGGCATGCCGATCCACATCGCCGAGGACCCGCTGGACTCCGTCGCTCTCGGCTCCGGCAAGTGCGTCGAGGAGTTCGAGGCGCTCCAGCAAGTGCTCGACGCCCAGCCGCGCCGCTGA
- the mrdA gene encoding penicillin-binding protein 2 — protein MSNLPETGRTSRVTIRLIVIQVLVFSLLFTLGGRLWYLQIRSGDQYTAEAANNHIQQVVAPATRGSILDARGVPLADNETRLVVSASRTDLMKMKDKGKGVLTRLAGILELKPEDVAAKVRLCDAKTPQPCWAGSPYQPIPITDEATTQQALQIRERAEDFPGITAEPTAVRRYAGPGGSNTAQVLGYLSPVTDDEITKAKDSRSPLLRSDQIGRSGLERQYDTELRGKAGVTRYEVDNLGRVIGKAKSDKAEPGANIVTSVDARVQAIAERELDQAMKDARKEMDRNTGVNYKADAGAVVVMESKTGRVVAMASNPTYDPNAWVGGISAKDYQGLTGKDSNFPLLNRAIQGQAAPGSVFKVISATAAVNAGYSFTDNYNCSSSYSIGNQVFKNFESKGYGPIDLGRALEVSCDTVFYDLAYRQWQKDGGNNPKHPADWFYKTAHQFGLGKQTGIDLPNEVRGRVPDRDWKKNYWKSNKDSWCKQGKKDDSYAGKIAKENCESGMRMRAGDSVNYSIGQGDTLVTPVQMATIYAAISNGGTLYNPTVGKAIVSPDGKRVEEIKPRAHGKLPFDRKTRDQLDRALAGVATQGSAAWRFGGWPQKQIPMHAKTGTAEVYGKQTTSWFATYTEDYTIVMTISQGGTGSGASGPAVRKIYNALYGVDEKGKIDAKKALLPRPEAKLPRIQKDGTIEAQAIPSPPARKEDQEDQAAQESAGARQPGTADSSGKPDDPDSTEKPDGGPDSTEKPDPAAAGGQDE, from the coding sequence ATGAGCAACCTCCCCGAGACCGGGCGCACCTCGCGCGTCACCATCCGGCTCATCGTCATCCAGGTCCTCGTCTTCTCCCTGCTGTTCACCCTCGGCGGGCGCCTCTGGTACCTCCAGATCCGCAGCGGCGACCAGTACACGGCCGAAGCCGCCAACAACCACATCCAGCAGGTCGTCGCCCCCGCCACCCGCGGCTCGATCCTCGACGCCCGCGGCGTGCCGCTCGCCGACAACGAGACCCGCCTCGTCGTCTCCGCCAGCCGCACCGACCTGATGAAGATGAAGGACAAGGGCAAGGGCGTCCTCACCCGCCTCGCGGGCATCCTCGAACTCAAGCCCGAGGACGTCGCCGCCAAGGTGCGGCTCTGCGACGCCAAGACCCCCCAGCCCTGCTGGGCCGGCTCGCCCTACCAGCCCATCCCCATCACCGACGAGGCCACCACCCAGCAGGCCCTGCAGATCCGCGAGCGCGCCGAGGACTTCCCCGGCATCACCGCCGAGCCCACCGCCGTCCGCCGCTACGCCGGACCCGGCGGCTCCAACACCGCCCAGGTCCTCGGCTACCTCTCGCCCGTCACCGACGACGAGATCACCAAGGCCAAGGACAGCCGCTCCCCGCTGCTGCGCTCCGACCAGATCGGCCGCTCCGGCCTGGAGCGCCAGTACGACACCGAGCTGCGCGGCAAGGCCGGTGTCACCCGCTACGAGGTCGACAACCTCGGCCGTGTCATCGGCAAGGCCAAGAGCGACAAGGCCGAGCCCGGCGCCAACATCGTCACCAGCGTCGACGCCCGCGTGCAGGCCATAGCGGAACGAGAACTGGACCAGGCGATGAAGGACGCCCGCAAGGAGATGGACCGCAACACCGGCGTCAACTACAAGGCCGACGCGGGCGCCGTCGTGGTGATGGAGTCCAAGACCGGCCGCGTCGTCGCCATGGCCTCCAACCCGACCTACGACCCCAACGCCTGGGTCGGCGGCATCTCCGCCAAGGACTACCAGGGGCTCACCGGCAAGGACTCCAACTTCCCGCTGCTCAACCGGGCGATCCAGGGCCAGGCCGCCCCCGGCTCGGTCTTCAAGGTCATCTCCGCGACCGCCGCCGTCAACGCCGGCTACTCCTTCACCGACAACTACAACTGCTCCAGCTCCTACAGCATCGGCAACCAGGTCTTCAAGAACTTCGAGTCCAAGGGCTACGGCCCCATCGACCTCGGCCGGGCCCTGGAGGTCTCCTGCGACACCGTCTTCTACGACCTGGCCTACCGCCAGTGGCAGAAGGACGGTGGCAACAACCCCAAGCACCCGGCGGACTGGTTCTACAAGACCGCCCACCAGTTCGGCCTCGGCAAGCAGACCGGCATCGACCTGCCCAACGAGGTCCGCGGCCGCGTCCCCGACCGCGACTGGAAGAAGAACTACTGGAAGTCCAACAAGGACTCCTGGTGCAAGCAGGGCAAGAAGGACGACAGCTACGCCGGGAAGATCGCCAAGGAGAACTGCGAATCGGGCATGCGGATGCGCGCCGGTGACTCCGTCAACTACTCCATCGGCCAGGGCGACACGCTCGTCACCCCCGTCCAGATGGCCACCATCTACGCCGCGATCAGCAACGGCGGCACCCTCTACAACCCCACCGTCGGCAAGGCCATCGTCAGCCCCGACGGCAAGCGGGTCGAGGAGATCAAGCCCCGGGCCCACGGCAAGCTGCCCTTCGACCGCAAGACCCGCGACCAGCTCGACCGCGCCCTGGCCGGCGTCGCCACCCAGGGCAGCGCCGCCTGGCGGTTCGGCGGCTGGCCGCAGAAACAGATCCCGATGCACGCCAAGACCGGTACCGCGGAGGTCTACGGCAAGCAGACGACCTCGTGGTTCGCGACGTACACCGAGGACTACACCATCGTCATGACGATCTCCCAGGGCGGCACCGGCTCCGGCGCCTCCGGCCCGGCCGTCCGCAAGATCTACAACGCGCTCTACGGCGTCGACGAGAAGGGGAAGATCGACGCCAAGAAGGCGCTGCTGCCCAGGCCCGAGGCGAAGCTCCCGAGGATCCAGAAGGACGGCACCATCGAGGCCCAGGCGATCCCGAGCCCGCCCGCCCGCAAGGAGGACCAAGAGGACCAGGCGGCCCAGGAGAGCGCCGGCGCCCGGCAGCCCGGCACGGCGGACTCCTCCGGGAAGCCGGACGACCCGGACTCCACGGAAAAGCCGGACGGCGGCCCCGACTCCACGGAGAAGCCCGACCCGGCAGCGGCAGGGGGGCAGGACGAGTGA
- a CDS encoding CYTH and CHAD domain-containing protein, whose product MAETVREIERKYEAGDSADAPPLPDLSGVAGVASVADQEPAELDAVYYDTADHRLAAAGITLRRRTGGTDAGWHLKLPVAPGTRDEIRAPLSPDVPRTLAALVRSRTRHARLTPLVRIVSRREVHLLLDEHGGVLAEASTDEVTADRLTDGGRTAHWTEFELELGKDTDPGFLDTVEPHLRAAGLRPSQAPSKLSRALTETDPEPAGRGKRKRRRAGPGKPTAGEHVLAYVRAQAEAVVTGDLDVRRDVDDSVHQMRVATRRLRSAFRTFGKVLDREVTDPIGAELKWLAGELGVDRDREVLSARLRARVDEVPDTLVLGPVRARLRRWAAARHAGARKRLVSVLDSERYLTLLDTLDALLADPPLLPAAADTPRRTIAKAVLRDYRRLARRLESALATEAGPARDTALHEARKAAKRVRYAAEAAKPALGKPAKRFARRMKSVQSLLGEHQDSVMAREALRALAIQAHAAGESTYTLGLLHGREEALAAAYERELPDVWEKASAKRHRTALRG is encoded by the coding sequence ATGGCGGAAACCGTGCGAGAGATCGAGCGGAAATACGAAGCCGGAGACAGCGCGGACGCGCCCCCGCTGCCCGACCTGAGCGGGGTGGCGGGCGTCGCGAGCGTCGCGGACCAGGAACCGGCGGAGCTGGACGCCGTCTACTACGACACCGCCGACCACCGGCTGGCCGCCGCGGGCATCACCCTGCGCCGCCGCACGGGCGGCACCGACGCGGGCTGGCACCTCAAGCTCCCCGTCGCCCCCGGCACCCGCGACGAGATCCGCGCCCCCCTGTCACCCGACGTCCCCCGCACCCTCGCCGCCCTCGTCCGCTCCCGGACCCGCCACGCCCGGCTCACCCCGCTCGTGCGGATCGTCTCCCGCCGCGAGGTCCACCTCCTCCTCGACGAGCACGGCGGAGTCCTCGCCGAGGCGAGCACCGACGAGGTCACCGCCGACCGGCTCACCGACGGCGGCCGCACGGCCCACTGGACGGAATTCGAGCTGGAGCTCGGCAAGGACACCGACCCCGGCTTCCTCGACACCGTCGAGCCCCATCTGCGCGCCGCGGGCCTGCGCCCCTCACAGGCCCCCTCCAAGCTGTCCCGCGCGCTCACCGAGACCGACCCCGAGCCCGCGGGGCGCGGGAAGCGGAAGCGGCGCCGGGCCGGGCCCGGCAAACCCACCGCCGGCGAACACGTCCTGGCCTACGTCCGCGCCCAGGCCGAAGCCGTCGTCACGGGCGACCTCGACGTCCGGCGCGACGTCGACGACTCCGTCCACCAGATGCGCGTCGCCACCCGCCGGCTGCGCAGCGCCTTCCGCACCTTCGGCAAGGTCCTCGACCGCGAGGTCACCGACCCGATCGGGGCCGAGCTCAAATGGCTCGCCGGCGAACTGGGCGTCGACCGGGACCGCGAGGTCCTCTCCGCCCGCCTGCGCGCACGCGTCGACGAGGTCCCGGACACCCTCGTCCTCGGCCCCGTCCGCGCCCGGCTGCGCCGCTGGGCCGCCGCCCGCCACGCGGGCGCGCGCAAACGCCTGGTCTCCGTCCTCGACAGCGAGCGCTACCTCACCCTCCTCGACACCCTCGACGCGCTCCTCGCCGACCCGCCCCTGCTCCCCGCCGCCGCCGACACCCCGCGCAGGACCATCGCCAAGGCCGTCCTGCGCGACTACCGCCGCCTCGCCCGCCGCCTCGAGAGCGCCCTGGCCACCGAGGCCGGCCCCGCCCGCGACACCGCCCTGCACGAGGCCCGCAAGGCGGCCAAGCGCGTCCGCTACGCCGCCGAGGCCGCGAAACCGGCCCTCGGCAAGCCCGCGAAGCGCTTCGCGCGGCGGATGAAGTCCGTCCAGAGCCTGCTGGGCGAACACCAGGACAGCGTCATGGCCCGCGAAGCCCTGCGCGCCCTCGCGATCCAGGCACACGCCGCGGGGGAGAGCACCTACACGCTCGGACTGCTGCACGGCCGCGAGGAAGCCCTCGCGGCCGCGTACGAACGCGAGCTGCCGGACGTGTGGGAGAAGGCGTCCGCGAAGCGGCACCGGACCGCGCTGCGGGGGTGA
- the ndk gene encoding nucleoside-diphosphate kinase — translation MSQRTLVLLKPDAVRRGLIGEIVGRIERKANWTISALELRTLDRATLEQHYAEHVGREFYEPLMGFMASGPVVALVVEGERVIEGVRALAGPTDPIAAAPGSIRGDFGTITRENLIHASDSEESAQREIKIFFPGLA, via the coding sequence ATGAGCCAGCGCACCCTCGTCCTTCTCAAGCCCGACGCGGTCCGCCGCGGCCTGATCGGCGAGATCGTCGGCCGGATCGAGCGCAAGGCGAACTGGACGATCAGCGCGCTGGAGCTGCGGACCCTGGACCGGGCGACGCTGGAGCAGCACTACGCCGAGCACGTCGGCCGTGAGTTCTACGAGCCGCTGATGGGCTTCATGGCCTCCGGCCCGGTCGTCGCGCTGGTCGTCGAGGGCGAGCGGGTGATCGAGGGCGTGCGCGCGCTGGCCGGTCCCACCGACCCGATCGCGGCGGCCCCGGGGTCCATTCGTGGTGACTTCGGCACCATCACCCGGGAGAACCTCATCCACGCCTCGGACTCCGAGGAGTCCGCCCAGCGGGAAATCAAGATTTTCTTTCCCGGCCTCGCCTGA
- a CDS encoding TIGR03960 family B12-binding radical SAM protein: MSVESVFPQLEALLPHVQKPIQYVGGELNSTVKPWDSCDVRWALMYPDAYEVGLPNQGVMILYEVLNEREGVLAERTYSVWPDLEELMREHKVPQFTVDAHRPVKAFDVFGLSFSTELGYTNMLTALDLAGIPLDAKDRTVDDPIVLAGGHAAFNPEPIAEFIDCAVIGDGEQAVLEITEIIRDWKAEDRPGGREELLLRLAKTGGVYVPGFYDVEYLPDGRIARMVPNRSGVPWRVSKHTVMDLDEWPYPKQPLVPLAETVHERMSVEIFRGCTRGCRFCQAGMITRPVRERSITGIGEMVEKGLKATGFEEVGLLSLSSADHTEIGDIAKGLADRYEEDKIGLSLPSTRVDAFNVDLANELTRNGRRSGLTFAPEGGSERMRKVINKMVSEEDLIRTVSTAYGNGWRQVKLYFMCGLPTETDEDVLQIGDMAVNVIAEGRKVSGQNDIRCTVSIGGFVPKPHTPFQWAPQLSAEETDARLAKLRDKIRGDKKYGRSIGFRYHDGKPGIIEGLLSRGDRRVGAVIREVYESGGRFDGWREHFSYDRWMKSAEKTLPPQGVDVAWYTTRERTYEEVLPWDHLDSGLDKDWLWEDWQDALDETEVEDCRWTPCFDCGVCPQMDTSIQIGPTGKKLLPLTVVK; the protein is encoded by the coding sequence ATGTCTGTCGAGTCCGTCTTCCCACAGCTCGAAGCGCTGCTCCCGCACGTGCAGAAGCCCATTCAGTACGTCGGTGGAGAGCTGAACTCCACCGTCAAGCCTTGGGACAGCTGTGACGTCCGGTGGGCGCTCATGTACCCCGACGCCTACGAGGTCGGACTGCCCAACCAGGGCGTCATGATCCTTTACGAGGTCCTCAACGAGCGCGAGGGCGTGCTCGCCGAGCGCACCTACAGCGTCTGGCCGGACCTCGAAGAGCTGATGCGCGAGCACAAGGTCCCGCAGTTCACCGTGGACGCGCACCGCCCGGTCAAGGCCTTCGACGTCTTCGGCCTGAGCTTCTCCACGGAGCTGGGCTACACCAACATGCTCACCGCCCTGGACCTCGCGGGCATCCCGCTGGACGCCAAGGACCGTACCGTCGACGACCCGATCGTCCTCGCGGGCGGCCACGCGGCCTTCAACCCCGAGCCGATCGCGGAGTTCATCGACTGCGCGGTCATCGGCGACGGCGAGCAGGCCGTCCTGGAGATCACCGAGATCATCCGGGACTGGAAGGCCGAGGACCGCCCCGGCGGCCGCGAGGAGCTGCTGCTGCGCCTCGCCAAGACCGGCGGCGTCTACGTCCCGGGCTTCTACGACGTGGAGTACCTGCCGGACGGCCGCATCGCCCGTATGGTGCCCAACCGCTCCGGCGTGCCGTGGCGGGTCTCCAAGCACACCGTCATGGACCTCGACGAGTGGCCCTACCCCAAGCAGCCGCTGGTCCCCCTCGCGGAGACCGTCCACGAGCGGATGTCGGTGGAGATCTTCCGCGGCTGCACCCGCGGCTGCCGTTTCTGCCAGGCCGGCATGATCACGCGTCCCGTGCGGGAGCGAAGCATCACCGGCATCGGCGAGATGGTCGAGAAGGGCCTGAAGGCGACCGGCTTCGAGGAGGTCGGCCTGCTGTCGCTGTCCTCCGCCGACCACACCGAGATCGGTGACATCGCCAAGGGCCTCGCCGACCGGTACGAAGAGGACAAGATCGGCCTCTCCCTGCCGTCGACCCGCGTGGACGCCTTCAACGTCGACCTCGCCAACGAGCTGACCCGCAACGGCCGCCGCTCGGGCCTCACCTTCGCCCCCGAGGGCGGCTCCGAGCGCATGCGCAAGGTCATCAACAAGATGGTCTCGGAAGAGGACCTGATCCGTACGGTCTCCACCGCGTACGGCAACGGCTGGCGCCAGGTGAAGCTGTACTTCATGTGCGGCCTGCCCACCGAGACCGACGAGGACGTCCTCCAGATCGGTGACATGGCGGTCAACGTCATCGCCGAGGGCCGCAAGGTCTCCGGGCAGAACGACATCCGCTGCACGGTCTCCATCGGCGGCTTCGTGCCCAAGCCGCACACCCCCTTCCAGTGGGCGCCGCAGCTCTCCGCCGAGGAGACCGACGCGCGCCTGGCGAAGCTGCGCGACAAGATCCGCGGCGACAAGAAGTACGGCCGCTCCATCGGTTTCCGCTACCACGACGGCAAGCCCGGCATCATCGAGGGCCTGCTCTCGCGCGGCGACCGCCGCGTCGGCGCCGTGATCCGCGAGGTCTACGAGTCGGGCGGCCGCTTCGACGGCTGGCGCGAGCACTTCTCCTACGACCGCTGGATGAAGTCCGCCGAGAAGACGCTGCCCCCGCAGGGCGTCGACGTCGCCTGGTACACCACGCGTGAGCGCACGTACGAGGAGGTCCTGCCCTGGGACCACCTGGACTCCGGTCTCGACAAGGACTGGCTCTGGGAGGACTGGCAGGACGCGCTCGACGAGACCGAGGTCGAGGACTGCC
- the mreC gene encoding rod shape-determining protein MreC, translating into MRDTRESRLLLVLLVAIAFALITVDIRGGERSPLDGARHAAASVFGPVEEGVASAVDPVGNAVAAVRDSGERHTRISELERENTALKQRLGSDDRNRGRVRDLDAMLKTAGAGQYGIKGAQVIAIGAAQGFSWTVTIDCGAHDGIKRDMTVLNGDGLVGRVTTVGPSTATVLLASDPKFTVGTRMEKTGEIGFANGQGDRSLRVELLNGKAAVREGDRLVTFGSSKDKPFVPGVPVGEVTRVEPAGGGLTRTLQVRPFVGFSKLDVVGVVVQPPRTDPRDTVLPPKPEAPKPAPTVTVTVTPSASAKPRD; encoded by the coding sequence GTGAGGGACACACGAGAGAGCCGGCTGCTGCTGGTGCTGCTGGTCGCCATCGCTTTCGCGCTGATCACGGTGGACATCCGTGGTGGCGAGCGGTCCCCGCTCGACGGTGCCCGGCATGCCGCCGCCTCGGTCTTCGGCCCGGTCGAGGAGGGCGTCGCCTCCGCCGTCGACCCGGTCGGCAACGCCGTCGCCGCCGTCCGCGACTCCGGTGAACGCCACACCAGGATCAGCGAATTGGAGCGCGAGAACACCGCCCTGAAGCAGCGGCTCGGCAGTGACGACCGCAACCGCGGGCGGGTCCGCGACCTGGACGCCATGCTCAAGACCGCCGGAGCCGGCCAGTACGGCATCAAGGGCGCCCAGGTCATCGCCATAGGAGCGGCCCAGGGCTTCTCCTGGACCGTCACCATCGACTGCGGCGCCCACGACGGCATCAAGCGCGACATGACCGTCCTCAACGGCGACGGACTCGTCGGCCGGGTCACCACCGTCGGCCCGTCCACCGCGACCGTCCTCCTCGCCAGCGACCCCAAGTTCACCGTCGGCACCCGGATGGAGAAGACCGGCGAGATCGGCTTCGCCAACGGCCAGGGCGACCGTTCCCTGCGCGTCGAACTCCTCAACGGCAAGGCCGCCGTGCGCGAGGGCGACCGCCTCGTCACCTTCGGCTCCAGCAAGGACAAGCCCTTCGTGCCCGGCGTCCCCGTCGGCGAGGTCACCCGCGTCGAGCCCGCCGGCGGCGGACTGACCCGCACGCTCCAGGTGAGGCCCTTCGTCGGCTTCAGCAAGCTCGACGTCGTCGGCGTCGTCGTCCAGCCGCCCCGCACCGACCCGCGCGACACCGTCCTGCCGCCCAAGCCGGAAGCCCCCAAGCCGGCCCCCACGGTGACCGTCACGGTCACCCCCTCCGCGAGCGCCAAGCCCAGGGACTGA
- the mreD gene encoding rod shape-determining protein MreD produces MRLNRILLSTVLVVVALVVQVSVFARLHLPGAVPDLLLLVVIALALVYGHTSGALIGFFAGLLADLAPPADHATGRYALVLCLVGYVVGLARPENGRMRSATVPMLVVVAAAVGSTLLYAGVGSLVGDTAARHVGLTGLVLTAAVYDLLLAPFTVPLIMALARRTHNDPLAGDGSPAGGEGSYGWLSGGRANRIGSQRGGLLTKSAKNKSGRIKGVKRL; encoded by the coding sequence ATGCGCCTCAACCGGATCCTGCTCTCCACCGTGCTCGTGGTGGTCGCCCTCGTCGTCCAGGTCAGCGTCTTCGCCCGGCTCCACCTGCCCGGAGCCGTCCCCGACCTGCTGCTCCTCGTCGTCATCGCCCTCGCCCTGGTCTACGGCCACACCAGCGGCGCCCTCATCGGCTTCTTCGCGGGCCTCCTCGCCGACCTCGCACCGCCCGCCGACCACGCCACCGGCCGCTACGCCCTCGTGCTGTGTCTCGTCGGCTACGTGGTGGGCCTCGCCCGGCCCGAGAACGGCCGGATGCGGTCGGCCACCGTCCCGATGCTCGTCGTCGTCGCCGCTGCGGTCGGCTCCACCCTGCTCTACGCGGGCGTCGGCTCCCTCGTCGGCGACACCGCCGCCCGCCACGTGGGACTGACCGGCCTTGTCCTCACCGCCGCCGTGTACGACCTGCTGCTCGCGCCCTTCACCGTGCCGCTGATCATGGCGCTGGCGCGCCGCACCCACAACGACCCGCTCGCCGGCGACGGCTCCCCCGCGGGCGGCGAGGGCTCCTACGGCTGGCTCTCCGGCGGCCGCGCGAACCGCATCGGCAGCCAGCGCGGCGGTCTGCTCACCAAGTCGGCGAAGAACAAGTCCGGACGCATCAAGGGGGTCAAGCGACTGTGA
- a CDS encoding DUF4233 domain-containing protein, producing MRTLCASTLIGEFFVIGFAGLVAMQTSDLSTGTVWAVSGTAMLLSVLLCGMLTRPGGVQLGWLLQIGLIASGFVVPTMFILGVVFAGLWWASVHFGRKVDEAKARFAAQA from the coding sequence ATGAGAACGCTCTGCGCGAGCACCCTGATCGGTGAATTCTTCGTCATCGGTTTCGCCGGTCTGGTCGCCATGCAGACCTCCGACCTGTCCACCGGCACGGTCTGGGCGGTCAGCGGCACCGCGATGCTGCTGAGCGTGCTGCTCTGCGGCATGCTCACCCGGCCCGGCGGCGTGCAGCTGGGCTGGCTGCTGCAGATCGGCCTGATCGCGAGCGGTTTCGTGGTCCCGACGATGTTCATCCTCGGGGTGGTCTTCGCCGGTCTGTGGTGGGCCTCGGTGCATTTCGGCCGCAAGGTCGACGAGGCGAAGGCCCGCTTCGCGGCGCAGGCCTGA
- the rodA gene encoding rod shape-determining protein RodA — protein MTTTDGYKVRRYSPERGAWGKLTARDSVVRRLDWVMLFAALALSGISTLLVYSATRGRTELNHGDPYYFLLRNILNTGIGLALAVGAVWLGHRALRGAVPILYGISVLLTAAVLTPLGATINGARSWIQLGGGFSIQPSEFTKITITLGMAMLLASKVDAGDRLHPDHRTVMEALGLAALPIVIILLMPDLGSVMVLVVIVLAVLLSSGASNRWIAGLLGTGVVGCVLIWQLGVLDEYQINRFAAFANPALDPAGVGYNTNQARIAIGSGGLTGSGLFRGSQTTGQFVPEQQTDFIFTVAGEELGFVGAGLIIVLLGVVLWRACRIARDTTELYGTVVAAGIIAWFAFQSFENIGMTLGIMPVTGLPLPFVSYGGSSMFAAWIAVGLLQSIKVQRPVSA, from the coding sequence GTGACCACCACCGACGGCTACAAGGTCCGCCGCTACAGCCCCGAGCGCGGCGCCTGGGGCAAGCTCACCGCCCGCGACTCCGTCGTCCGCAGGCTCGACTGGGTCATGCTCTTCGCCGCCCTCGCCCTGTCCGGCATCAGCACCCTGCTCGTCTACTCCGCCACCCGCGGCCGCACCGAGCTCAACCACGGCGACCCGTACTACTTCCTGCTGCGCAACATCCTCAACACCGGCATAGGGCTCGCGCTCGCCGTCGGCGCGGTCTGGCTCGGCCACCGCGCCCTGCGCGGCGCCGTCCCCATCCTGTACGGCATCTCCGTGCTGCTCACCGCCGCCGTGCTCACCCCGCTCGGCGCGACCATCAACGGCGCCCGGTCCTGGATCCAGCTCGGTGGCGGCTTCTCCATCCAGCCCTCCGAATTCACCAAGATCACCATCACGCTCGGCATGGCGATGCTGCTGGCCTCCAAGGTCGACGCCGGCGACCGGCTGCACCCCGACCACCGCACCGTGATGGAAGCCCTCGGCCTCGCCGCGCTGCCCATCGTCATCATCCTGCTGATGCCCGACCTCGGCTCGGTCATGGTCCTCGTGGTGATCGTGCTCGCCGTGCTGCTGTCCTCCGGCGCCTCCAACCGCTGGATCGCCGGACTGCTCGGCACCGGCGTCGTCGGCTGCGTCCTCATCTGGCAGCTCGGCGTGCTGGACGAATACCAGATCAACCGCTTCGCCGCCTTCGCCAACCCCGCCCTCGACCCGGCGGGCGTCGGCTACAACACCAACCAGGCCCGCATCGCCATCGGCTCCGGCGGCCTCACCGGCTCCGGCCTCTTCCGCGGCAGCCAGACCACCGGCCAGTTCGTCCCCGAACAGCAGACCGACTTCATCTTCACCGTCGCGGGTGAGGAGCTCGGCTTCGTCGGCGCGGGACTCATCATCGTCCTGCTCGGCGTCGTCCTGTGGCGCGCCTGCCGCATCGCCCGCGACACCACCGAGCTCTACGGCACGGTCGTGGCCGCCGGCATCATCGCCTGGTTCGCCTTCCAGTCCTTCGAGAACATCGGCATGACGCTCGGGATCATGCCCGTCACCGGCCTGCCCCTGCCCTTCGTGTCCTACGGAGGCTCGTCCATGTTCGCCGCCTGGATCGCCGTCGGACTCCTGCAGTCCATCAAGGTGCAGCGCCCCGTGTCCGCCTGA